In a single window of the Dysgonomonas mossii genome:
- a CDS encoding family 78 glycoside hydrolase catalytic domain: protein MHKSRLTITFLLLTSLFIILAQSCETKKVKINNLRCEYMHNPIGIDAVSPRFTWNYEAISGHDFKQGSVQLLLSRNKEALSEKTSNDIWRSGIISTNEMFITPDSSCVLEPHTTYYWQVIVWDNNKKQKIVSPVSHFETAFMQPSAWQGKWISDNEAIDSPRAPMLRKSFEINGSKQIAKARLYISAAGYYDVSINGKSVDSSAFLAPGYTHYDKRNLYNIYDATSLVQSGKNVITSILGNGFYSAFAPVATWSFEKARWRNRASMISELHITYKDNTKDIIISDSTWKVSSSSPYVQNNIYSGDTYDANKEIEGWDKPTFDDSMWANAKIMNAPSDRLVAETEPVIRKIKNINPISLKSFGDTVFVYDFGVNMTGGCELRIKGEKNTRVEIQYGELLKPNGRLEMRNLDIYYKPLPGLAFQTDVFILDGKECVFTPRFSYKGFQYVEICSSRPIKLDETNVTALNFHSDLKEVGHFSCSNDLLNQIWKAANRSYLSNVMSIPTDCPQREKNGWTADAHITMDLGLLNFDGIRFYEKWIEDMIDNQNSEGRISGIIPSSGWGYDDWIGPVWDAAMFIVPMALYDYYGDKQSINRIYSTCERYLAYLATREDTDGCVTYGIGDWVPYKTQTPTEYTTSCYYYLDNLYMAKFSEILGYDGSVYKAKAKKLKGLINNKYFDSRKNIYANGSQTSLAIALYLGIVPDGMEQKIADNLYQAVKGNNGYLDFGVLGSKTVLRMLSKYGYADMAYQMASKEDEPSWGAWIKKGFNTMPETWTLSPEFRDASINHMFLGDINAWMYNVLAGINFDPNNPGFKHILIQPHFVEGLDWVKGEYNSVKGLIRSEWKRVGGSIQLEVEIPINTTATVLVGDKTISIEGGKHKFNF, encoded by the coding sequence ATGCATAAATCTAGATTAACCATAACCTTTTTATTATTGACAAGTCTCTTTATTATTCTAGCACAATCATGTGAAACAAAGAAAGTCAAGATTAACAACTTAAGATGTGAGTATATGCACAATCCTATTGGAATTGATGCTGTTTCTCCTCGATTTACATGGAATTATGAAGCAATTTCAGGACATGACTTTAAACAAGGAAGCGTTCAACTTCTACTTTCAAGGAATAAGGAAGCTCTTTCAGAAAAGACCTCTAATGATATATGGCGTTCGGGAATAATCTCTACCAACGAAATGTTCATTACCCCTGATTCCAGTTGTGTGCTTGAACCGCACACCACATATTATTGGCAAGTTATAGTATGGGACAATAATAAAAAGCAGAAGATTGTATCACCTGTCAGTCATTTCGAAACGGCTTTCATGCAACCTTCAGCCTGGCAAGGAAAATGGATATCAGACAATGAGGCTATAGACAGTCCTAGAGCACCCATGCTACGTAAATCTTTTGAAATAAATGGTAGTAAACAAATAGCGAAAGCTAGGTTATATATTAGCGCCGCCGGGTATTATGATGTTTCTATTAATGGGAAGTCTGTTGATTCTTCCGCCTTTTTGGCTCCGGGCTACACTCATTATGATAAACGGAATTTGTATAACATCTATGATGCAACGTCATTGGTACAATCCGGTAAAAATGTTATAACATCTATCTTAGGAAATGGGTTTTACAGTGCATTTGCACCTGTGGCAACGTGGAGCTTCGAAAAAGCCCGTTGGCGCAACCGCGCTTCTATGATCAGCGAATTACATATCACTTATAAAGATAATACGAAGGATATTATAATATCAGACTCCACATGGAAAGTTTCTTCGTCGAGCCCTTATGTGCAAAACAATATTTACAGTGGGGACACTTACGATGCGAATAAAGAAATTGAAGGATGGGATAAACCTACCTTTGACGACTCTATGTGGGCTAATGCAAAAATAATGAATGCTCCGTCTGATCGTCTGGTTGCAGAAACAGAGCCCGTAATAAGGAAAATAAAAAATATAAACCCGATATCACTAAAGTCTTTTGGCGATACTGTTTTTGTCTATGATTTTGGTGTGAATATGACAGGTGGATGTGAACTAAGAATAAAGGGAGAGAAAAATACAAGAGTAGAGATACAATATGGTGAATTACTGAAGCCAAATGGGCGATTAGAGATGCGAAATCTCGACATCTATTATAAGCCTCTTCCGGGATTGGCTTTTCAAACAGATGTATTTATCCTTGATGGCAAGGAGTGTGTCTTTACACCTAGATTTTCATACAAAGGATTCCAATATGTAGAAATCTGTTCAAGTCGTCCGATAAAACTTGATGAAACAAATGTAACGGCACTTAATTTTCATTCTGATTTAAAAGAAGTCGGTCATTTCAGCTGTTCTAATGACCTGCTGAATCAGATATGGAAAGCTGCAAATCGGTCATATTTATCGAATGTGATGAGTATACCTACCGATTGTCCTCAACGCGAAAAAAATGGATGGACTGCGGATGCTCATATTACGATGGATTTGGGATTACTAAATTTCGATGGTATCCGATTCTATGAAAAATGGATCGAAGATATGATTGATAACCAGAATTCAGAAGGTCGTATTTCCGGAATTATACCAAGCTCAGGTTGGGGATACGATGACTGGATTGGCCCTGTATGGGATGCTGCGATGTTTATTGTCCCAATGGCTCTGTACGATTACTACGGAGACAAACAAAGTATAAATAGAATATATAGCACATGCGAGAGATATCTTGCATATTTGGCAACCAGAGAAGATACTGACGGCTGTGTAACCTATGGTATAGGAGACTGGGTACCTTACAAAACTCAAACGCCTACCGAATATACTACTTCGTGCTATTATTATCTGGATAATCTTTATATGGCTAAATTTTCGGAAATACTAGGTTACGATGGATCGGTTTATAAAGCAAAAGCGAAAAAGCTTAAGGGTTTGATTAATAATAAATACTTTGACTCCCGAAAAAATATATATGCTAACGGCTCGCAAACATCATTGGCCATAGCACTTTATTTAGGAATTGTTCCTGATGGTATGGAGCAAAAGATCGCCGACAATTTATATCAGGCGGTAAAGGGAAATAACGGATACCTCGATTTCGGAGTATTGGGAAGCAAGACAGTACTGAGAATGCTGTCGAAATATGGCTATGCAGATATGGCTTATCAGATGGCTTCAAAAGAAGATGAACCTTCGTGGGGTGCATGGATAAAGAAAGGTTTTAATACAATGCCCGAAACATGGACTTTGTCTCCCGAATTCAGAGATGCATCTATCAATCACATGTTTTTGGGCGATATCAATGCATGGATGTATAATGTATTAGCTGGTATAAACTTTGATCCTAACAATCCCGGATTCAAACATATTCTCATACAACCTCATTTTGTAGAAGGTCTGGATTGGGTGAAAGGAGAGTACAACTCCGTAAAAGGACTTATACGATCTGAATGGAAGCGGGTAGGAGGCAGCATTCAATTAGAAGTCGAAATTCCAATCAATACAACAGCTACTGTTCTAGTAGGAGATAAGACGATTTCTATTGAAGGAGGAAAGCACAAATTCAACTTTTAA
- a CDS encoding LacI family DNA-binding transcriptional regulator, which yields MKTRVSLKDIAEKLNLSKTTVSWVLNGQAEKKGISKNTQEIVLNCAKELNYQPNLIARSLNIGQTKTIGLILPSISDYFYSSIAREIENQANMHGYSLMIASSESDFNKEDLVIQMFKSKGVDGIIIAPTKRSKVEIERLISEKFPLVTFDRYFPELQTSYIIIDNKESSYKLTKHLIGMGCKNIALITTNSHLTTMGERNEGYKQALSDSGIKFNPALVGNIEYEDYDNKIVKVLDNIFEKVPDVDGFFFTTHILAVEAFLYFDNKGIDFNRQFQLACIHGVSLFKILAPKINIAKMPVADIGKNAVDILLGEIQEKSKQAGEKGQYKVILPCTLYLNN from the coding sequence ATGAAAACAAGGGTTTCACTTAAAGATATTGCAGAAAAATTAAACTTGTCTAAAACCACAGTATCATGGGTACTAAACGGACAAGCAGAGAAAAAAGGTATAAGTAAAAATACACAAGAGATTGTACTAAATTGTGCAAAAGAATTGAACTACCAGCCAAATTTAATAGCTCGAAGTCTGAATATTGGGCAGACCAAAACCATTGGACTTATCCTGCCTTCCATATCCGATTATTTTTATTCCTCAATAGCCAGAGAAATAGAAAATCAAGCCAACATGCATGGATATTCTCTGATGATAGCAAGTTCCGAATCGGACTTCAACAAAGAAGACCTTGTTATACAAATGTTCAAATCGAAGGGAGTAGATGGAATAATTATAGCACCAACTAAGCGATCGAAAGTTGAAATAGAGCGGCTTATATCTGAAAAATTTCCTTTAGTAACATTCGACCGTTATTTTCCTGAACTGCAAACAAGTTATATAATTATCGACAACAAGGAAAGTAGCTACAAATTAACAAAGCATCTCATAGGTATGGGGTGCAAAAACATTGCACTTATTACCACAAACTCTCATCTTACTACAATGGGTGAAAGAAATGAGGGTTATAAACAAGCATTGTCAGATTCCGGTATCAAATTTAATCCAGCGCTTGTGGGAAATATAGAATATGAAGATTATGATAATAAAATTGTAAAAGTACTAGATAATATATTTGAAAAAGTACCTGATGTAGATGGTTTCTTTTTCACCACACATATTCTAGCAGTAGAGGCCTTCCTTTATTTTGATAACAAAGGAATCGACTTTAATCGACAATTTCAACTGGCATGCATACATGGTGTATCTTTATTCAAAATTTTAGCACCAAAAATTAACATTGCAAAAATGCCCGTTGCAGATATAGGTAAAAATGCTGTAGATATTTTACTCGGAGAGATTCAGGAAAAAAGCAAACAAGCTGGTGAGAAAGGACAATATAAAGTTATTTTACCATGTACTCTTTATTTAAATAATTAA